GGAAATTTCTCTGTTGCTCTTGACCTCGCTTCAAAATCCATTATTATTGCTGATCATCATACTTCAATCGAATTTGCCAAAGACTCATCCTTCAAGGCCAATGGCCAAGCAGCTGAATATCCATATGTGGATGGTGACTTCGTTGTATGGAAGGATTACTTTACAATAAATGTGAAACACAAAGCTGGCCTCTTCGTCAGATGTGACAAACTCCATCAATTCTGCACCTTCCATGTTTCTGGCTATTACTTTGGAAAGACTCGTGGTCTACTGGGAGCTCTGGATTATGAGCCATGGGACGACTTCAAGCAGCCCAATGGACAGGTTGTAACAAACGTAAATGACTTCGGTAATAGCTGGAAGGTTGATCCATCATGCGCAGACGTCAGTGGACCAACACATCACGATCATGAAATGCCAGAACCACAGGAGTGTGCCAATATCTTCGGCGGTTCTACATCTCTTAGGTTGGGATACTTCTTCGTTCCATCTGCTCCCTTCCGGGAAGCTTGCTCTCACATCGTTGCTGATGAAAGCACTCCAGAAGCAAAGAAAAAAGCTGCATGTTCAGTTGCCGCTGCATATACAATTGCTGCTCACAAATACATCCATATCTCTGTACCAGAAGAATGTGTGCACTGTTCAGTTGTAGATGGCAGTCCCATCGAGGTTGGTGACTCTGTAAGTGTGAAGGTACCCAAGAATTCAGCTGATGTGATTATTGTTGTAGAACAAGATACACACAACACTGAATTGTTCAAGGAACTTGTCTCACCACTTGTTACAACTCTTACCAATGATCTCAAGGCAAAGGATATCACTAATGTGCATTTCACATTGATTGGTTATGGAGAA
The Alteriqipengyuania lutimaris genome window above contains:
- a CDS encoding VWD domain-containing protein, encoding GNFSVALDLASKSIIIADHHTSIEFAKDSSFKANGQAAEYPYVDGDFVVWKDYFTINVKHKAGLFVRCDKLHQFCTFHVSGYYFGKTRGLLGALDYEPWDDFKQPNGQVVTNVNDFGNSWKVDPSCADVSGPTHHDHEMPEPQECANIFGGSTSLRLGYFFVPSAPFREACSHIVADESTPEAKKKAACSVAAAYTIAAHKYIHISVPEECVHCSVVDGSPIEVGDSVSVKVPKNSADVIIVVEQDTHNTELFKELVSPLVTTLTNDLKAKDITNVHFTLIGYGEATHNYPALYTTGGKISFEGKTKNMKFIDHIDALSLKLDSCENRWKYLTALIESELGLSAPSRAYQLGSKYPFKIGTSKVLVGLVANTKTSAFGVSLQQLLALFSTKVLRDRGVAFHLIAPVQDLHITSKDAKVTKTVVGFDSDHVYVLSDAKKKVLEGSTELRNNLVYQNNIWIPIALDSYGVTYVAQNFLEAKSSARKQFLQVVSHRIAESLGTELHEDCTCRLVSGLYPFSECKVTNRKEREPLAQIRGTKGVKG